The Chryseobacterium nakagawai genome has a segment encoding these proteins:
- a CDS encoding GAF domain-containing protein, translating into MSELKKRLSSILESPKHNTEEKLEKVCHLLDQEISYFNWTGFYFKNGDKDELILGPYVGAPTDHTIIPYGKGICGQVAVSNETFVVPDVHEESNYLSCSIDTKAEIVVPIFKDGKNIGQIDIDSHTVDPFTAEDRELLEWLCNEVSKIL; encoded by the coding sequence ATGTCAGAATTAAAGAAAAGACTTTCCTCTATTCTTGAAAGTCCAAAACATAATACAGAAGAGAAACTTGAAAAAGTTTGTCATTTGTTGGATCAGGAAATCTCTTATTTCAATTGGACTGGTTTCTATTTTAAAAACGGAGATAAAGACGAATTGATCTTAGGACCCTATGTAGGAGCTCCAACAGATCATACGATCATCCCTTACGGAAAAGGAATCTGTGGCCAGGTAGCTGTTTCTAATGAAACGTTTGTAGTACCTGATGTACATGAAGAAAGCAATTATTTAAGCTGTTCAATTGATACCAAGGCTGAAATTGTAGTTCCGATCTTTAAAGATGGGAAAAACATTGGCCAGATTGATATTGATTCTCATACAGTAGATCCTTTTACGGCTGAAGACCGTGAATTATTGGAATGGCTTTGTAATGAAGTATCCAAGATTTTGTAA
- a CDS encoding TonB-dependent receptor, translating into MYQKLTPKQKALTINLDPTIYGTFAEIGAGQETVRHFFRAGGASGTIAKAMSAYDKDFSDAIYGKEVKNRYVTQNRLRKMLRYEVALIEERISRDNNPDRKFFSYANTVTTINFDKTVKGHGWVGIRFQTKENEDYNEIVIHVKFNENDATLQQETLGNLGVNLIFGAFNYFDNPRTLVESLYDDVAKDNLEIDMIDFSGPAFSYVDNRLMSLQLVKNGMTDAVIFNSQGNNMLPADVLYKKNIFAVRGSFRPVTKVNIDMLRNGMDMFFKDAICTHEETEVLIEITISNLRADGDIDERDFLDRVDILGKLGYTVIISNFSEYYRLIDYFASYTTGDIGVAMGVNNLLMVFDEKYYKNLSGGILEAFGKFFRNGMRVYLYPYKDPETHQLLDSTNLKVEENLKELYKYFMRNKRIVDITNYNPEFLEIYSREILRKIACCVKGWETQVPEGVAEMIKERGMFGYKEELPLKQFS; encoded by the coding sequence ATGTATCAGAAACTAACTCCTAAACAAAAAGCATTAACAATTAATCTAGATCCTACTATTTATGGTACTTTCGCAGAAATTGGAGCAGGGCAGGAGACTGTTCGTCACTTTTTTAGAGCAGGGGGAGCTTCCGGTACGATTGCTAAAGCGATGTCTGCTTATGACAAAGATTTTAGTGATGCCATCTACGGAAAAGAAGTAAAAAACAGGTATGTTACCCAGAATAGACTTCGCAAAATGCTTCGTTATGAAGTAGCATTGATCGAAGAGAGAATTTCAAGGGATAACAATCCGGACAGAAAGTTCTTTTCCTATGCCAATACAGTTACCACCATCAACTTCGATAAGACCGTAAAAGGCCACGGCTGGGTGGGAATCCGTTTTCAGACTAAAGAAAATGAAGATTACAACGAGATTGTCATTCACGTAAAATTCAATGAGAATGACGCTACTCTTCAACAGGAAACACTGGGTAATCTAGGGGTAAACCTGATTTTCGGAGCTTTTAATTACTTCGATAATCCAAGAACTTTAGTAGAATCTTTATATGATGATGTAGCAAAAGACAACCTTGAAATTGATATGATCGATTTCAGTGGACCTGCTTTTTCTTACGTTGATAATAGATTGATGTCTCTTCAGTTGGTGAAGAACGGAATGACTGATGCAGTGATCTTCAATTCTCAGGGAAACAATATGCTTCCTGCAGATGTTTTGTATAAGAAAAATATCTTTGCGGTAAGAGGAAGTTTCAGACCTGTAACGAAGGTCAATATTGATATGCTTCGAAATGGGATGGATATGTTTTTTAAAGATGCTATCTGTACTCATGAAGAAACCGAGGTCCTTATTGAAATTACTATTTCCAACCTTCGGGCAGATGGAGATATTGATGAAAGAGACTTCCTGGATAGAGTAGATATCCTGGGCAAATTAGGATATACTGTTATTATTTCAAACTTCTCGGAATACTATAGACTGATTGATTACTTTGCTTCCTACACCACTGGAGATATCGGAGTAGCAATGGGGGTAAATAATTTATTGATGGTATTTGATGAGAAATACTATAAAAATCTTTCAGGAGGAATTCTTGAAGCTTTCGGTAAGTTTTTCCGAAACGGAATGAGAGTATACCTGTACCCTTATAAAGATCCTGAAACTCATCAGCTATTGGATTCTACCAATCTTAAAGTAGAAGAAAACCTTAAGGAGTTGTATAAATATTTCATGCGCAACAAGCGTATTGTAGATATTACAAACTATAATCCTGAGTTCTTGGAAATTTACTCAAGAGAAATTTTAAGAAAAATAGCATGTTGCGTTAAAGGCTGGGAAACGCAGGTTCCGGAAGGTGTAGCAGAAATGATTAAAGAGCGTGGAATGTTCGGTTATAAAGAAGAACTTCCTTTAAAACAATTCTCTTAA
- a CDS encoding ABC transporter substrate-binding protein, which translates to MKVISLVPSITEALFDLGLTENEIIGRTKFCIHPEESIKNVPIIGGTKNINIDKIKALQPDLILANKEENIKEQVEALMDDFKVVVTNVETVEDNYYLLKNLGKLFGKEERAQLFNLKIYDVLNQTTLDTPVKAAYLIWNNPYMTIGSDTFIHKILTEIGFENIFKDKTRYPQITAEDLEKADVIMLSSEPFPFKEKHIEELRTFYPDKKIMIVDGEAFSWYGTHIAKCEHYFKELLTEIQIMQQSINSKH; encoded by the coding sequence ATGAAAGTGATCTCTCTAGTACCATCCATCACAGAGGCATTATTTGATTTAGGTCTCACTGAAAATGAAATCATCGGGCGAACAAAGTTCTGTATCCATCCCGAAGAAAGTATAAAAAATGTTCCGATTATTGGTGGAACAAAAAATATCAATATTGATAAAATTAAAGCTCTTCAACCGGATTTAATCCTGGCCAATAAAGAAGAAAACATCAAAGAGCAGGTAGAAGCTCTTATGGATGACTTCAAGGTTGTGGTAACCAATGTAGAAACGGTTGAAGACAATTATTACTTGCTTAAAAATCTTGGGAAACTTTTTGGAAAAGAAGAAAGAGCCCAACTTTTCAATCTTAAAATCTATGATGTTCTCAATCAGACTACACTTGATACTCCTGTAAAAGCAGCTTATCTTATTTGGAATAACCCTTATATGACGATTGGTTCAGATACATTCATCCATAAAATATTAACAGAAATAGGTTTTGAAAATATTTTTAAGGATAAAACCAGATATCCACAGATTACGGCTGAAGACCTGGAGAAAGCAGATGTAATCATGTTATCTTCTGAGCCATTCCCATTCAAAGAAAAACATATTGAAGAACTGCGCACATTTTATCCTGATAAAAAAATTATGATCGTTGATGGAGAGGCCTTTTCCTGGTACGGAACCCATATTGCCAAATGTGAGCATTATTTTAAAGAATTGCTGACTGAAATTCAAATAATGCAGCAAAGCATAAACTCTAAACATTAA
- a CDS encoding site-specific integrase, whose protein sequence is MNHIKTLQDVFDTRRDTKKIFVAMTHNFAIRNDKRKDGKSLLFLIIRKNGTKKTMNLDIKIEQKYWDDQKKRVKKSENFESFNIILDTIEAKITIIKRDFFLAEKVLTPELLIDALNNNIPEFDFISFCLYHIDNSVLAKNTIKQQKTVINKLKEYRKEIPFSMLSLDFFDKYKKYLLTKKGNSDPTCFTDFKVIKKFINLADDRGIKLPFDKKKFIVQEPKTIPTFLLPEEVSKLVQYFFSEFIAPIHSLPLGYFLFSCYTGLRISDIQNLKRKDIEMEVFNFSHIKSKNFQPMRINDELRKIIDFCPSLFVDRLSDQKINKHLKTIAVNCRIAKNLTMHVGRHTFATTILINDGSIAKLQKLLGHTKISNTMRYGHLVDDDALSEIEKVTFFKKE, encoded by the coding sequence ATGAACCACATTAAAACACTTCAGGACGTATTTGACACGAGAAGAGACACGAAAAAGATCTTCGTGGCTATGACACACAATTTTGCAATTCGTAACGACAAAAGAAAAGATGGAAAATCTTTACTATTCCTAATCATTCGAAAGAACGGAACAAAAAAAACTATGAATCTCGATATAAAAATTGAACAAAAATATTGGGACGATCAAAAAAAACGTGTAAAAAAATCTGAAAACTTTGAAAGCTTCAATATAATATTAGATACAATTGAAGCCAAAATAACTATAATCAAAAGAGATTTCTTTTTAGCTGAAAAAGTATTAACCCCTGAACTTTTAATTGATGCATTAAATAACAATATTCCGGAATTTGATTTTATCTCTTTTTGCTTATATCATATCGATAATTCTGTTCTTGCAAAAAATACAATAAAGCAGCAGAAAACAGTGATTAATAAATTGAAAGAATATAGAAAGGAAATTCCATTTTCAATGCTAAGCCTTGATTTCTTTGATAAATATAAAAAGTACTTATTGACAAAAAAGGGAAATTCTGATCCTACTTGTTTCACTGATTTTAAAGTAATTAAAAAATTCATTAACCTTGCTGATGACAGAGGAATTAAACTTCCTTTTGATAAGAAAAAATTTATAGTACAGGAACCTAAAACTATTCCAACTTTTCTCCTACCTGAAGAAGTATCTAAATTAGTTCAGTATTTCTTTTCAGAATTTATTGCTCCAATTCATTCATTACCATTAGGCTATTTTTTATTTTCATGTTATACTGGATTAAGAATTTCTGATATCCAAAATTTGAAAAGAAAAGATATTGAAATGGAAGTATTTAATTTTTCCCACATTAAAAGCAAAAATTTCCAGCCAATGCGTATTAATGATGAACTACGAAAAATAATAGATTTCTGCCCCTCTTTATTTGTTGACAGATTAAGTGATCAAAAAATAAATAAACACTTGAAAACAATTGCTGTTAATTGTAGAATAGCTAAAAACCTTACTATGCATGTAGGCCGTCATACCTTTGCCACAACTATACTAATTAATGATGGGAGTATTGCAAAACTCCAAAAGTTACTTGGACATACGAAAATAAGTAATACTATGAGATATGGTCATCTAGTTGATGATGATGCTCTGAGTGAAATTGAAAAAGTAACTTTTTTTAAAAAAGAATAA
- a CDS encoding cupin domain-containing protein translates to MSGTVILSEGAEFHHLIQEVSKYIRLYVMPFGRDERTITRIDKRENMYGGNGTVYLIQMFDQKELANNRLAAYMVLLNKGDESGFHTHNARNEEELYVVVQGTGEYRERTGKEGTVRKKTLQKGDITAISSIGYHSIENTGDEPLIMFVITTNNP, encoded by the coding sequence ATGTCTGGTACTGTTATATTATCTGAAGGTGCAGAATTTCATCACCTTATACAGGAAGTTTCGAAATATATCCGGCTTTATGTAATGCCGTTTGGAAGAGATGAACGAACTATCACACGTATAGATAAACGTGAAAATATGTATGGCGGAAACGGAACAGTGTATCTGATACAAATGTTTGATCAGAAAGAACTGGCGAATAACCGCTTAGCGGCTTATATGGTTTTACTGAATAAAGGCGATGAATCAGGGTTTCATACTCACAATGCACGGAACGAAGAAGAATTGTATGTGGTAGTGCAGGGAACCGGAGAATATCGGGAAAGGACTGGAAAAGAGGGGACAGTTCGTAAAAAAACACTTCAAAAAGGGGACATTACTGCTATCAGTTCTATAGGTTATCACTCTATTGAAAATACAGGTGATGAACCTTTAATTATGTTTGTTATTACCACCAATAATCCATAA
- a CDS encoding DUF3560 domain-containing protein: MNTYSKFGPNVFLAKCVERHAKGDVINVTTKYGKENESEIFNLMYEKDGFFFYSIIRVDGTNTRTRAEAKATKYNSWAASAEKKSAQYHEASNEGADFLRLAEPIKIGHHSEKRHRALIERNWNRMGRAIAMSEKAESHESKAEYWEKRAKDINLSMPESIEYYEYKLQAAKMEHEGMKNGTIQRRHSMALQYAKKAVNEAQKNFELAKKLWG, encoded by the coding sequence ATGAATACTTACAGTAAATTTGGACCTAATGTGTTTTTAGCTAAATGCGTAGAAAGGCACGCTAAAGGTGATGTAATAAACGTTACTACTAAATATGGAAAGGAAAATGAGAGTGAGATCTTCAATCTCATGTATGAGAAAGATGGCTTTTTCTTTTATTCAATTATAAGGGTTGATGGTACAAATACTCGTACACGAGCAGAAGCAAAAGCAACAAAGTATAATAGTTGGGCAGCATCAGCAGAAAAGAAAAGTGCTCAGTATCATGAAGCCTCCAATGAAGGTGCCGATTTTCTAAGACTAGCAGAACCAATTAAAATTGGTCACCATAGTGAAAAAAGACATAGAGCTTTAATTGAGAGAAATTGGAATAGAATGGGCAGAGCAATTGCAATGTCTGAAAAAGCTGAATCGCATGAGAGTAAAGCTGAATACTGGGAGAAAAGAGCGAAAGATATTAATCTATCTATGCCGGAGAGTATCGAATACTATGAATATAAATTACAAGCTGCTAAAATGGAGCATGAAGGAATGAAAAATGGGACAATTCAACGAAGGCATTCCATGGCTTTACAATACGCTAAAAAAGCAGTAAACGAGGCTCAGAAGAATTTTGAGTTAGCAAAGAAATTGTGGGGATAA
- a CDS encoding NADPH-dependent FMN reductase family protein gives MEHLIERVWEYSLNNPEGFTLNLETLKPVKFGIAVAYLETQDSFDKESLQKVISHSLENGKTLGGWLNVENSKFYFDSIKIFKNSELDKAIEFAKQEKQIAIFDITNLKEIRI, from the coding sequence ATGGAACACTTAATTGAAAGAGTTTGGGAATACTCACTAAACAACCCTGAAGGATTTACCTTAAATTTAGAAACCTTAAAACCTGTCAAATTTGGAATTGCAGTTGCCTATTTAGAAACACAGGATTCGTTTGATAAGGAAAGTTTACAGAAAGTAATTAGCCACTCATTAGAAAATGGAAAAACCCTGGGAGGATGGCTAAATGTAGAAAACAGTAAATTCTACTTTGATTCAATAAAAATCTTCAAAAATTCAGAACTTGATAAAGCAATAGAATTTGCAAAGCAAGAAAAACAGATTGCAATTTTTGATATTACTAACCTAAAAGAAATCAGAATTTAA
- a CDS encoding MBL fold metallo-hydrolase, which produces MKLKFLGTGTSQGVPVIGCTCEVCISENPKDKRLRSSVMVTTDENKKILIDCGPDFRQQMLTNHEHTVDLALITHEHNDHVIGLDDMRPLIFKSGKDVPLYCYSRVAHEIKNRFPYAFADVRYPGAPAFELHEIENKPFQILDTEVTPIEVIHFKISVFGYKFKNLAYITDAGFISDTEKEKLKNLDVLILNCIRKFDPHPAHFILPDVIKLFEELKPKKLFLTHISHHLGLHDIEDKQLPSGMHLAYDGLELNF; this is translated from the coding sequence ATGAAGTTGAAATTTTTAGGAACCGGTACTTCCCAGGGTGTGCCCGTTATTGGCTGCACCTGCGAGGTGTGTATTTCCGAAAATCCAAAAGACAAACGTCTGCGTTCATCCGTTATGGTAACAACGGATGAAAATAAAAAAATACTTATCGACTGTGGTCCTGATTTCCGGCAGCAAATGCTTACCAACCATGAGCATACGGTAGATCTTGCGCTGATTACTCATGAACACAACGATCATGTAATTGGGTTAGATGATATGCGTCCGCTTATTTTTAAAAGCGGAAAGGATGTTCCACTCTATTGCTATTCTAGGGTAGCACATGAGATTAAAAACCGTTTTCCTTATGCTTTTGCAGATGTAAGATATCCGGGAGCTCCGGCTTTTGAACTTCATGAAATTGAAAACAAACCGTTCCAGATTTTGGACACGGAAGTGACGCCTATTGAGGTAATCCACTTTAAAATAAGTGTTTTTGGATATAAGTTTAAAAACCTGGCCTATATTACGGATGCAGGTTTTATTTCTGATACCGAGAAAGAAAAATTAAAGAATCTGGATGTATTGATTTTAAACTGCATCAGAAAATTTGATCCACACCCTGCTCATTTTATTCTTCCCGATGTTATAAAACTATTTGAAGAACTAAAACCTAAAAAATTATTTTTAACTCACATCAGTCATCATTTAGGCTTGCATGACATTGAAGATAAACAACTTCCATCCGGAATGCACCTTGCCTACGATGGTTTGGAACTTAATTTTTAA